The genome window AACTTTCTTTTATATAGTCTAGCAAAATATATTAAACTTctgaaaaaaaaatcacaaattATATAAtaagtaaattgtcaaaatcgtccctgaggtttgaccgtATTTGTTAGTTTCATCCAAAAAAAACTTTTTATACTATGTATATGATTTTTTTCAAagatttttttttcacaaattaaaTTTAAttctattttattaaatttaagtATATAAATGATTTTTTTCAAAGATATTTTTTGGTTTCAGTTGGTTAACAAATATATGTTGTGTCAATTTACACTCCATGCAAGTCATCTCTATATTTCCTTAACTAACCCCAACACTAATTATATCATCAAGCATACTTATGTCTTAAAGTTCAAACCCTTCTCTCTCCTTCCAAACTCATTTTTTATATCTTCCATAAAGACAAAACATGTTTAATGATCAAATTCCTTCTTCTACACatcaagatcaagatgatgatggtgatgatcaTGATCATGAAAGCATAAGAGAAATACATGCTCTAACCTCaccacatccaccaccaccaccctatCGCCACCGTTCGGACACCACCAGCCACCGGTCTTCATCTCTTTCAGTAGCCAGCACCGAAAGCGAAAACTTCACCACCATGAGCCGAGAATTTAACGCGCTAGTTCTAGCTGGAACACGCATAACCGGAAGTGAAACAAGTGAGGTGCCAAATGGTATGAACAACAACACCAACAATGGAAGTTCAAGTAGTAACTTAGACAGAATTGGGGAGGATGATGTGACGGATAATAATCCGTTGGCAATCGTGCAGGATAATAATCCTATCCTGTCACCCCCCAGACGCGGTGACAGTAGGGTTTTCATCACTGCTGATGGAAACCCTAGTGACACTGTGTCAGTCCAATCAGTGAAGAGAGAGGAGGTCGAGTCGAAGATTTCAGCTTGGCAAAACGCTAAGATTGCTAAGATTAATAACCGGTTTAAGCGTGAAGACGCAATCATTAACGGGTGGGAGAATGAACAAGTTCAAAAATCTAGTTCATGGATGAATAAAATAGAGGtacgttttttttataaaaagttactAAATTTAGTAATTATTCATTATTGTTCATATGTTCTTTGAATACTTTTTATGTACATGGGTGTTTGTTTATCTTTATGCAAGATGCCAAGATCCTATATGCGCCTAAGGTATGATTTTGTAACGAATGTAAATAATATACCAATATATTTTTGTAGAAACATGTTAAAATAGTTGGGTTAACTATATATTTTTGTAGAAACATGTTAAAAGAGTTGGGTTAACTTTATTAGATTGTAGTGAAGTATAAAATGTGTAAAAACACTAAATTGCATTTAGAATACACCAAATTATGTAGAGGAAACTAGAGGCAAAACTTTAATTCTGTATTATGTATGTTGGATGGTTGAAAGAATTTATTGGTTATTATAAAAACTTTGATAGTTCTGGTAAAATGTAAATTGTAACATATATTTGCAATCATGTAGAGGAAATTAGAGGAAAAACGAGCACACGCAATGGAGAAGATGCAAAACGACATAGCAAAGGCTCGTAGGAAAGCAGAAGAAAGGCGAGCCACATCCGAGGCCAAGAGAGGGACCAAAGTCGCTAGGGTCTTGGAAGTGGCTAACTTGATGAGGGCCATTGGTCGAGCTCCTTCGAAGCGATCCTTCTTTTAAGTTTTGTCGCTACCATTATTAAAAGTATCAAATCCTCCCTACACAATTAGGGGTTTGAATAATAAGCACCCCAATGATGTAGAGGATCCTTTTAAAAATGCTAGGCTTACTTTGGAGGTGCAATGTATGTTTTGATACACAAAGGCATGGACGGTGAGTATTTAAAGCGATGAAGAAATTGCAAGGTTTGTAAGAGTATATTGTATATTTTTGGTTTTACATAATGGTTGGATACTTTCAATACAATACATATTTGATTTAAGGTTTTATACTGCTAGCAACTTAGTATATTTGATTAAAGGTTTTATATAAaccactatgttgttcagttaaTTAGTGTCAAATGGTCTTTTCACtataacaagtttttttttttcactagAAATCATTTATTCTTTAGATGGTTACTTATAATACACATATAATGTGACAATTGTCACACATTTGAATATAATTCATCGGGTTTGTTTGGTGAAGAGCCGAATTGATTATATGTATGTATCTTTACTTTTGTCGTAAATGATACATGTATCTATAATTCTATTTTGTATATACATTAAGTTTGCGATTATGTGTTACTATGAAGATAGATCTTGTTTGAGAGATGATGATGTGGATTACACATTGCTTAAAAGTTGTGCCAATGTTGACAAAAAGTACTAAAATCTTTCTTTGGAGCAACGAAAGCAAAACTCAAAAGTTCTTGACCTGTCACATTCTCCTCTGCCACCAGTCAAAAGCGCAAGACTTTAATGCATAGTTCGATGCAATATACGAGGAAAACAAGGGAATTCGTTA of Helianthus annuus cultivar XRQ/B chromosome 1, HanXRQr2.0-SUNRISE, whole genome shotgun sequence contains these proteins:
- the LOC110866789 gene encoding remorin 4.1; amino-acid sequence: MFNDQIPSSTHQDQDDDGDDHDHESIREIHALTSPHPPPPPYRHRSDTTSHRSSSLSVASTESENFTTMSREFNALVLAGTRITGSETSEVPNGMNNNTNNGSSSSNLDRIGEDDVTDNNPLAIVQDNNPILSPPRRGDSRVFITADGNPSDTVSVQSVKREEVESKISAWQNAKIAKINNRFKREDAIINGWENEQVQKSSSWMNKIERKLEEKRAHAMEKMQNDIAKARRKAEERRATSEAKRGTKVARVLEVANLMRAIGRAPSKRSFF